The following proteins are co-located in the Anaerolineae bacterium genome:
- a CDS encoding isocitrate dehydrogenase, which yields MTTSIVVLEGDQTGQELMAEALRVLDPAVTGLACDFIKFNLSLANRRQTQNQVVLEAAEAMKQTGLGLKAATITPEGAGDVGSPNAILRDAVNGTVIVRTGRRIPGVRPLAGAYAPIAVVRMAVGDAYGAKEHREGTGLDEVAFRTERITRRHCRAVAEFAFRHAEKMGVKVFGGPKYTVSPVYEGLLKEEMDAAAKRYPSVRYEPQLIDATYALLMTNAGDGMVIPSLNRDGDCLSDLVLQMFGSIGGSESLLISFDEAWHHHVVMAEAPHGTAPALEGKNLANPMAMILAGAALFRYMETPQATQVSRAIYEAVFEAVYDGIRTTDLGGTSATTEFTDEVIRRVKSKLEVWQTLGG from the coding sequence TTGACCACCAGCATTGTTGTTTTAGAGGGCGATCAAACCGGCCAGGAATTAATGGCCGAAGCGCTACGGGTGCTGGATCCGGCGGTAACGGGCCTGGCCTGCGACTTTATCAAATTTAACTTGAGTCTGGCCAACCGGCGCCAAACGCAAAATCAAGTGGTGCTGGAAGCGGCCGAGGCCATGAAACAAACCGGCCTGGGCCTGAAGGCCGCCACCATTACCCCGGAAGGCGCGGGCGACGTGGGCAGCCCCAACGCTATTTTACGTGATGCCGTCAACGGCACGGTCATTGTGCGCACGGGCCGGCGTATTCCCGGCGTGCGGCCCCTGGCCGGGGCTTACGCGCCCATTGCCGTGGTGCGCATGGCCGTGGGCGATGCCTATGGCGCAAAAGAACACCGGGAAGGCACAGGGCTGGATGAAGTGGCCTTCCGCACCGAACGCATTACCCGGCGTCACTGCCGGGCCGTGGCCGAGTTTGCGTTTCGACACGCCGAAAAAATGGGGGTTAAGGTGTTTGGCGGCCCCAAATATACCGTCAGCCCGGTTTACGAGGGCCTGCTCAAAGAAGAGATGGATGCCGCCGCCAAACGTTACCCCTCTGTCCGCTACGAACCGCAGTTGATTGACGCTACCTACGCTCTGCTCATGACCAATGCCGGCGATGGCATGGTCATCCCCTCCTTGAACCGCGACGGCGATTGCCTGAGCGACCTGGTGCTGCAAATGTTTGGCTCCATCGGCGGTTCCGAATCGCTCCTGATTTCTTTTGATGAGGCGTGGCATCACCATGTAGTCATGGCCGAAGCGCCGCATGGCACAGCGCCCGCCCTGGAAGGTAAAAATCTGGCCAATCCCATGGCCATGATCCTGGCCGGAGCGGCCCTGTTTCGATATATGGAAACGCCTCAAGCCACCCAGGTTTCCCGCGCCATCTACGAGGCGGTGTTTGAAGCGGTTTACGATGGCATTCGCACCACGGACCTGGGCGGCACCAGCGCCACCACCGAGTTTACCGATGAGGTGATCCGGCGGGTCAAATCAAAATTGGAGGTGTGGCAAACCCTGGGGGGGTGA
- a CDS encoding GAF domain-containing sensor histidine kinase, with protein sequence MTHLIPIIPLAAVSLIYLLIAGITAARKGFREPTIRLLLIFLVVSAGGELLHTLWQLADLFTPLPGVLRLIPIQVVLVLAFLYFHLSRVFLRHQETDWWRPGIVLVIIELLLQGVLLLILLPILRLGQENVRYQQLGLSILIIGWAIFIGGVTLLTLRSYQQAQTPWHRNRIKYWLLGLCLVVLADGLLFADHQILSSGLRLAATLIIVYAALAYRLLDVSQMMRYTLSYLMITFLTIILYLVGFVSAQYVFQEILVLDYGPLAPTLTTALILAILFNPLLQLVQRLVDRLILGRSYDPNLLMREYSASISNILSLDRLAVVILRLIRRAMDIQHAALFLVRRQKNELEQDYFQLQAVKRHGKKKTTFVPSNTLPADSVVATYLSQERRPLTQYDLDMLPRFKKVPLAERGWLTSLKMEVFVPIHAKDEWIGLLALGPKTSAKPYFDSDLTLLSTLADQTAVALQNARLVQDLVKLNQDLKQTYQDLDWASHQLKELDNLKSAFIGVITHELRSPFANIDFSLQLLQRYGLDQLGPNQREQLAQLTSGVSAVKQMIDNLINFAAFLSKRGEMHAVEVDLFTIITVAVSLNEATAAKKQIKLHPNIPPDLPPVSGDPERLTDALHQLINNAVKFTPAGGQVWIRCRPTPEMMRFEVQDTGVGVPADKLPLLWEGFAQMSDPLLRGVEGLGLGLALVQYVARAHHGDVFAQSKEGEGSTFGFQIPLAGQEQ encoded by the coding sequence ATGACCCACTTGATCCCTATCATTCCATTGGCGGCAGTCAGCCTTATTTATCTACTGATCGCCGGTATCACCGCCGCCCGAAAAGGCTTTCGTGAGCCTACGATCCGCTTGCTGCTCATCTTCCTGGTTGTTTCGGCCGGAGGAGAATTGCTGCATACCCTCTGGCAACTGGCCGATTTATTTACGCCGCTCCCGGGCGTTTTACGCCTGATCCCCATTCAGGTGGTTTTGGTGCTGGCCTTTCTCTATTTCCACCTCAGCCGGGTCTTTTTACGTCATCAGGAAACGGATTGGTGGCGACCGGGCATTGTGCTGGTGATCATTGAATTACTCCTGCAAGGCGTTTTACTGCTGATTTTGCTCCCCATTCTCCGGCTGGGTCAAGAGAATGTGCGGTACCAACAGCTAGGCCTGAGTATTTTGATCATTGGCTGGGCCATTTTCATTGGGGGAGTAACGCTGCTGACTCTGCGTTCGTACCAACAAGCCCAAACCCCATGGCATCGGAATCGTATCAAATATTGGCTCCTGGGTTTATGTTTGGTGGTTCTGGCCGATGGGCTGCTTTTTGCCGACCATCAGATATTGAGCAGCGGCCTCCGGCTGGCGGCCACCCTGATCATTGTTTACGCGGCGCTGGCTTATCGCCTGCTTGATGTTAGCCAGATGATGCGCTATACCCTCAGTTATCTGATGATCACCTTCTTGACCATCATTTTGTACCTGGTTGGTTTTGTCTCTGCGCAATATGTTTTTCAAGAAATTTTGGTGTTAGATTACGGCCCCCTGGCCCCCACCCTTACCACCGCCCTCATCCTGGCCATTCTCTTTAACCCGCTGCTGCAATTGGTCCAACGTTTGGTAGACCGGCTCATTTTGGGCCGTAGCTACGACCCCAACCTGTTGATGCGAGAATACAGCGCCAGCATTAGCAACATTCTCAGTTTAGACCGCCTGGCCGTGGTTATTTTGCGCCTTATCCGGCGCGCAATGGATATCCAGCATGCCGCGCTCTTTTTGGTGCGTCGCCAAAAAAACGAGTTAGAACAAGATTATTTTCAGTTACAGGCCGTCAAACGGCACGGTAAAAAAAAGACCACGTTTGTTCCCTCTAATACTTTGCCCGCCGATAGTGTGGTGGCCACTTATCTATCCCAGGAACGCCGGCCCCTCACCCAGTATGATCTGGATATGCTGCCCCGTTTCAAAAAAGTGCCGCTGGCCGAACGCGGCTGGTTGACCAGTCTTAAAATGGAGGTGTTTGTGCCCATCCACGCCAAAGATGAGTGGATTGGCCTGCTGGCGCTTGGCCCAAAAACCTCGGCCAAACCCTATTTTGATAGCGACCTGACCCTATTAAGCACCCTGGCCGACCAGACGGCCGTAGCCCTGCAAAACGCGCGTTTGGTTCAGGATTTGGTCAAACTCAATCAAGACCTCAAACAGACCTACCAGGATTTGGATTGGGCTAGCCACCAGTTAAAAGAACTCGACAATCTGAAATCGGCCTTTATTGGCGTTATTACCCACGAGTTACGCAGCCCTTTTGCCAATATAGACTTTTCCTTACAACTCCTGCAGCGATACGGCCTGGACCAACTTGGCCCAAACCAACGGGAACAATTGGCCCAACTCACTTCCGGCGTCAGCGCGGTTAAACAAATGATTGACAATCTGATCAACTTTGCCGCCTTCCTGAGCAAACGCGGCGAAATGCATGCGGTGGAAGTGGATCTATTTACCATCATTACGGTGGCTGTTTCGCTTAATGAAGCAACTGCGGCTAAAAAACAGATCAAGCTTCATCCCAACATCCCCCCGGATTTACCGCCCGTATCCGGCGATCCAGAACGGCTAACCGATGCCCTCCACCAACTCATTAACAATGCCGTTAAATTCACTCCCGCCGGTGGGCAAGTTTGGATCCGCTGCCGGCCCACGCCTGAAATGATGCGCTTTGAGGTGCAAGATACCGGCGTGGGCGTGCCCGCCGACAAACTACCTCTCTTATGGGAAGGCTTTGCCCAAATGTCTGACCCCTTACTACGGGGCGTGGAAGGGCTAGGGTTGGGCTTAGCTCTGGTGCAATACGTGGCCCGCGCCCATCACGGCGACGTATTTGCCCAAAGTAAGGAAGGTGAGGGAAGTACTTTTGGTTTCCAAATACCGTTGGCCGGGCAAGAACAATAA
- a CDS encoding Zn-ribbon domain-containing OB-fold protein — protein MSTTEIARHWRLKAQRYQLVGEVCPHCNGKIFPPRDVCPHCAEEATQPPFRFSGKGEVYSYTTVHNPPEGYEESAPYTVALVKLAEGPLITAQLTDVANSEVEIGMPVEMVTRKLRSYGEEGLIIYGYKFRPQLARI, from the coding sequence ATGAGTACCACAGAAATTGCTCGACATTGGCGTTTAAAAGCGCAGCGTTATCAGTTGGTGGGCGAGGTGTGCCCCCATTGTAACGGCAAAATATTTCCGCCGCGCGATGTTTGTCCCCACTGCGCGGAGGAGGCGACGCAGCCTCCTTTTCGTTTCAGTGGCAAGGGCGAGGTTTACTCTTACACCACCGTCCACAACCCGCCCGAAGGCTATGAGGAGAGCGCGCCCTACACCGTAGCCCTGGTCAAACTGGCCGAAGGCCCCCTGATTACGGCGCAATTGACCGACGTGGCTAACAGTGAGGTTGAGATTGGCATGCCGGTGGAAATGGTCACGCGCAAACTGCGGAGCTACGGCGAAGAGGGGCTGATTATTTACGGTTACAAATTCCGGCCCCAGTTGGCCCGGATTTAA
- a CDS encoding thiolase domain-containing protein encodes MRDVSIIGIGQTPVGEHWDKSLRHLAFDALVAAKRDAGIERADAIYVGNMLSGEISGQAHLGALIADFAGLRGIEAIKVEAACASAAAAFRQAYIGVASGLQNIVIALGVEKMTDDVGSKLTAGLASAADADYEAIHGVSFVALNALIMRRYMHEYRVTHEDFAGFSVNAHANGAGNPNAMFRRPISKEAFIRSGMVADPIGLLDASPMADGAAAAILCPAEQAREFTDNAVRIKASALATDSLSIHDRRDPLWLQAAEDSAKHAYRQAGVGPQDIDFFELHDAFTIMSALSLEAAGFAERGKGTWLTGDGEISLEGKIPITTRGGLKARGHPVGATGLYQIVEAVQQLRGEAGANQVANARLGMTQNIGGSGATIVTHIFERADL; translated from the coding sequence TTGCGAGACGTATCCATCATTGGCATTGGCCAAACGCCCGTTGGGGAACATTGGGACAAAAGCCTGCGCCATCTGGCCTTTGACGCTTTGGTTGCGGCCAAACGGGACGCCGGTATTGAGCGAGCCGACGCCATTTACGTGGGTAACATGCTCTCCGGCGAAATTTCGGGACAGGCTCACCTGGGGGCGTTGATTGCCGACTTTGCCGGTTTGCGCGGGATCGAGGCCATCAAGGTGGAAGCGGCCTGCGCCAGCGCGGCGGCGGCTTTTCGGCAGGCTTACATTGGCGTGGCCAGTGGCTTGCAAAATATTGTCATTGCCCTGGGCGTTGAAAAAATGACCGACGACGTGGGCAGTAAATTGACCGCCGGCCTGGCCTCTGCCGCCGATGCCGATTATGAGGCCATTCACGGGGTAAGTTTTGTGGCCCTGAACGCCTTAATTATGCGGCGCTATATGCACGAGTATCGGGTGACGCACGAGGATTTTGCCGGTTTTTCGGTGAACGCGCATGCTAACGGGGCCGGCAATCCCAACGCTATGTTCCGGCGCCCCATCAGCAAAGAAGCCTTTATTCGCTCCGGGATGGTGGCCGACCCCATTGGCCTGCTGGACGCCAGCCCCATGGCCGACGGCGCGGCGGCGGCCATTCTTTGCCCCGCCGAGCAGGCCCGTGAATTTACCGACAATGCTGTTCGGATCAAGGCCAGCGCCCTGGCCACCGACAGCCTGAGCATCCACGACCGGCGCGATCCGCTCTGGCTCCAGGCTGCCGAAGATTCGGCCAAACACGCCTATCGCCAGGCAGGCGTTGGCCCTCAAGACATTGATTTTTTTGAATTGCACGACGCTTTTACCATTATGTCGGCCTTGAGCCTGGAAGCCGCCGGTTTCGCCGAACGGGGGAAGGGCACGTGGCTGACCGGCGACGGCGAAATTAGCCTTGAGGGGAAAATCCCCATCACCACCCGGGGCGGGCTGAAAGCGCGCGGCCATCCGGTGGGGGCCACGGGCCTTTATCAGATTGTGGAGGCTGTTCAACAATTGCGCGGCGAGGCCGGGGCTAATCAAGTAGCCAATGCCCGTTTAGGCATGACCCAAAATATCGGCGGCAGTGGCGCCACCATCGTAACCCATATTTTTGAGAGAGCAGACTTGTAA
- a CDS encoding hydroxymethylglutaryl-CoA synthase, translating into MPLMKPNNATGIVGYGSYIPRYRLPATEVSRVWSDGQGGGPVTEKAVPGFDEDTMTIGLEAARNALARAQIDPQEIGAVWVGSESHPYAVKPTSTIIAEALGITPYTQAADWQFACKAGTETLQAAVGLVGAGMAHYALGIGADTAQGRPGDALEYTAAAGGAAYLIGPAAESLAVIEASLSYVTDTPDFWRRPMTHYPSHGQRFTGEPAYFHHVTAAGQALMAELGYTAKDYDYVVLHQPNKKFPERAAKMLGFVQEQWVTGLLSPVVGNTYAGASLLGLTAILDVAKPDDKILCISFGSGAGSDAFSIQATETITGKQRLAPTTQDYVKRRTEIDYATYVRYRKKLQMH; encoded by the coding sequence ATGCCTTTAATGAAACCAAACAACGCGACCGGCATTGTGGGATATGGCAGTTACATTCCCAGATACCGTTTGCCCGCTACAGAAGTAAGCCGGGTGTGGAGTGACGGGCAGGGCGGAGGGCCTGTTACCGAAAAGGCCGTGCCGGGATTTGACGAAGACACCATGACCATTGGCTTGGAAGCGGCTCGCAACGCCCTGGCCCGGGCCCAAATTGACCCCCAAGAAATTGGGGCGGTATGGGTAGGCAGCGAGAGCCACCCTTACGCGGTAAAACCAACCAGCACCATTATTGCCGAAGCATTGGGTATTACGCCCTATACTCAAGCGGCAGATTGGCAGTTTGCCTGCAAAGCGGGCACCGAAACTTTGCAGGCGGCCGTTGGCCTGGTGGGGGCGGGCATGGCCCATTATGCCCTGGGCATTGGGGCCGATACCGCCCAGGGGCGGCCCGGCGACGCCCTGGAATATACCGCCGCGGCCGGGGGAGCCGCTTACCTTATTGGCCCGGCGGCAGAGAGCCTGGCTGTTATTGAGGCCAGCCTTTCTTACGTAACCGATACGCCCGATTTTTGGCGGCGGCCCATGACCCACTACCCCAGCCACGGCCAGCGTTTTACGGGCGAACCGGCTTATTTTCATCACGTTACTGCCGCGGGCCAGGCTTTGATGGCCGAGTTGGGCTACACGGCCAAAGATTATGATTACGTGGTGCTGCACCAGCCCAACAAAAAATTTCCGGAACGGGCCGCCAAAATGCTAGGCTTTGTCCAGGAGCAATGGGTGACGGGCCTGTTATCGCCCGTGGTGGGCAACACTTATGCCGGGGCCAGCCTGTTGGGTTTAACGGCCATTCTGGATGTAGCCAAACCCGATGACAAAATCCTGTGTATTTCCTTTGGCTCCGGCGCGGGCAGTGATGCCTTCTCCATCCAGGCCACCGAAACCATCACCGGCAAGCAGCGTTTAGCGCCAACCACCCAGGATTACGTTAAGCGCCGGACGGAGATTGATTACGCCACTTACGTGCGTTACCGGAAAAAGCTGCAAATGCATTAA
- a CDS encoding hydroxymethylglutaryl-CoA reductase, degradative, which produces MTKAGSLAGFYKLDQAERRQKLAEYAGLTEEDLAVLQAGLSAEQAEVMIENVVGRYVLPLGIATNFLINQREVLVPMVVEEPSVVAGASYAAKVVRAGGGFQTGSTEPVMIGQIQVLDLTDLDEAVAKLKAAETDLLAVAGQSDPIIQKLGGGARGLEYRPLPDTPAGPMLIIHLLYDCRDAMGANMVNTAAETLAPHIEQITGGRVNLRILSNLADRRTARAECLIPVEQLARAGLPGAEVAQAIFEAWAFAAADPYRAATHNKGVMNGIDAVALATGNDWRAIEAGAHTYAARNGRPTSLTEWSLVTAAPGQKPAHLRGVLEMPMAVGTVGGATKAHPIARVALKILGQPNAAALAEIMVAVGLAQNLAAIWALATEGIQRGHMRLHARQVALAAGAQGTQVQKIASQLVAEGKINETRARELLAESQE; this is translated from the coding sequence GTGACCAAAGCCGGATCTCTGGCCGGTTTCTACAAACTGGACCAGGCCGAACGTCGCCAGAAGTTAGCCGAATATGCCGGTTTAACTGAAGAAGATTTGGCCGTGTTGCAGGCCGGCCTCTCTGCGGAACAGGCCGAGGTGATGATTGAAAATGTGGTTGGCCGGTATGTTTTGCCCCTGGGCATTGCCACCAATTTTCTGATCAATCAGCGCGAGGTGCTGGTGCCGATGGTGGTTGAGGAACCCAGCGTGGTGGCCGGGGCCAGTTACGCGGCCAAAGTTGTGCGGGCCGGCGGGGGTTTTCAAACCGGCAGCACCGAGCCGGTGATGATCGGTCAAATTCAGGTTTTGGATTTAACAGACCTGGATGAAGCGGTGGCCAAATTAAAAGCCGCCGAAACCGACCTGTTGGCCGTAGCCGGCCAATCCGATCCCATCATCCAGAAATTGGGCGGCGGGGCCAGGGGCCTTGAGTACCGCCCTCTGCCCGATACGCCGGCCGGCCCGATGTTAATCATTCATCTGCTGTACGACTGCCGGGACGCGATGGGGGCCAACATGGTCAACACCGCCGCCGAAACGCTTGCGCCGCACATCGAACAGATTACCGGCGGGCGGGTGAATTTGCGCATTCTCTCTAACCTGGCCGACCGGCGCACCGCCCGCGCCGAATGCCTCATTCCGGTTGAACAGTTGGCCCGGGCCGGCCTGCCCGGAGCTGAAGTAGCCCAGGCTATTTTTGAAGCCTGGGCCTTTGCCGCCGCCGACCCCTACCGGGCGGCCACCCACAACAAGGGGGTAATGAACGGCATTGATGCCGTGGCCCTGGCTACCGGCAATGACTGGCGGGCCATAGAGGCCGGCGCGCACACCTACGCCGCCCGCAACGGCCGGCCCACCAGTTTGACCGAGTGGTCGTTGGTAACTGCTGCGCCGGGCCAGAAACCGGCTCATTTGCGCGGCGTTTTAGAAATGCCGATGGCTGTGGGCACGGTTGGCGGGGCCACCAAAGCCCATCCCATCGCCCGCGTGGCGCTGAAAATTTTGGGGCAACCCAACGCCGCCGCGCTGGCCGAAATCATGGTGGCCGTGGGCCTGGCCCAAAACCTGGCCGCCATCTGGGCTTTGGCTACCGAAGGTATTCAGCGCGGCCACATGCGCCTGCACGCCCGGCAAGTGGCCCTGGCTGCCGGGGCGCAAGGAACGCAGGTGCAGAAAATCGCCAGCCAATTAGTGGCCGAAGGCAAAATCAATGAGACCAGGGCGAGAGAACTGTTGGCAGAGAGTCAAGAGTAA
- a CDS encoding GAF domain-containing sensor histidine kinase, whose protein sequence is MKKIERGLTPKDIIDSSVQSPEVQVARLEMMLEVSRAFHSTLDLNTLLRSIIEVATQLIDTEAASILLLNKKEGEFFFEMTTNEQSEPVFLPFEGSVAGWIVKNGEALVVDKLQEEGHHFGETDKLSFAAQSVLGVPLIVNEKIIGVIEVFNYQNNGGFTGDDIHTLSTLAIQAAAAIENIRFFEQRDRLDWVFNELRLPMSSIIGSSQVMLANPNINKQDLRSGLERINREAVRLSQMINDFLELTKIETGRIRLDKQMIDLHALTQEVIDLFYPQALEKKITLSLNAKRPAPPIPADAGRLKKVIVNLIDNAIKYNHEGGAVEVKFTCNQVRAQLSVQDTGKGITPKELGVVFDKFYRGPDEEQATRGVGLGLTLAKKIIEAHDGDIWVQSEVGAGSKFTFSLPLVENGET, encoded by the coding sequence GTGAAAAAGATTGAACGCGGATTAACGCCAAAAGACATCATTGATAGTAGCGTCCAATCCCCCGAAGTGCAAGTGGCTCGATTGGAAATGATGCTGGAAGTTAGCCGGGCCTTTCACTCCACCCTTGACCTGAATACACTGTTACGTTCCATTATAGAAGTGGCCACCCAGTTAATAGACACCGAGGCCGCTTCTATTTTGTTGTTGAACAAAAAAGAGGGTGAGTTTTTCTTTGAAATGACCACTAACGAGCAGAGCGAACCGGTTTTTTTGCCTTTTGAAGGCAGCGTGGCCGGCTGGATAGTGAAAAACGGCGAGGCCCTGGTAGTTGATAAACTTCAAGAAGAGGGGCATCACTTTGGTGAAACCGATAAACTAAGTTTTGCGGCACAATCAGTGTTAGGGGTGCCGCTGATAGTCAATGAAAAAATTATTGGCGTGATTGAAGTGTTCAATTATCAGAATAACGGTGGCTTTACCGGCGACGATATTCATACCCTGAGCACGCTGGCCATCCAAGCTGCGGCGGCCATTGAAAATATCCGTTTTTTTGAGCAAAGAGACCGGCTGGATTGGGTGTTCAACGAGTTACGCTTGCCAATGTCTTCAATCATCGGTTCCAGCCAGGTGATGCTGGCCAACCCCAATATTAACAAACAGGATTTACGTTCTGGCCTGGAGCGGATTAACCGTGAGGCCGTGCGTTTATCCCAAATGATCAATGATTTTCTTGAACTGACCAAAATAGAAACAGGGCGGATCCGGCTGGATAAACAAATGATTGATCTGCACGCCTTAACCCAAGAGGTGATTGATCTATTTTATCCCCAGGCCCTGGAAAAGAAAATTACCCTTTCCTTAAATGCCAAACGGCCCGCTCCCCCTATCCCCGCCGACGCCGGTCGTTTGAAAAAGGTTATTGTCAACCTAATTGATAACGCCATAAAATACAATCACGAAGGGGGAGCTGTAGAAGTTAAATTTACGTGTAACCAGGTGCGGGCGCAATTATCCGTTCAAGATACAGGCAAGGGCATAACGCCCAAAGAGTTAGGCGTGGTGTTTGACAAATTTTACCGGGGGCCAGATGAGGAGCAAGCCACGCGCGGGGTTGGTTTGGGTTTAACCCTGGCCAAAAAAATCATCGAGGCCCATGACGGCGATATTTGGGTGCAAAGTGAAGTAGGCGCCGGCAGCAAGTTTACCTTTAGCCTGCCCCTGGTGGAGAACGGCGAAACATAA
- a CDS encoding glycosyltransferase family 4 protein yields MHIGLNAHLLSLSQNYRGAGISWYIFNLLKNLARVSPDFFSYSAFLSDPSFAESSLTLHRSKLPTHRPAMRILWEQFIQPIALRRAGVDLLHALAFVAPVATPCPFVVTIYDLSFWRYPQAFRPLPRQYLTHFTAHSVKQAKAVLCISESTRQDVITFLSVSPEKVHTIYCGVDEQFRPLPPGQVSAFKTAHHLPDIFVLYLGTLEPRKNVDGLLRAYAHWKERQPDVPPLIVAGGKGWYYQKIFELVEALNLTDSVRFPGYIPPQELCLWYNAATLFVYPSHFEGFGLPVLEAMACGTPVITSTVSSLPEVAGNQGAARLVNPTDYKALAETMAEVAANADARASMSERGMARAAQFKWEQTATETVAIYQKVLAL; encoded by the coding sequence ATGCACATTGGGTTGAACGCCCACTTACTCTCCTTGAGTCAAAACTATCGTGGGGCCGGGATAAGCTGGTACATCTTTAATCTGCTCAAAAATCTGGCCCGCGTATCGCCGGATTTTTTTTCGTACAGCGCCTTTTTAAGCGACCCCTCTTTTGCGGAATCATCGCTCACCCTCCACCGGAGCAAACTGCCCACTCACCGTCCGGCCATGCGGATTTTGTGGGAACAATTCATCCAGCCCATCGCCCTGCGCCGGGCCGGGGTTGATCTGCTCCACGCGCTGGCTTTTGTGGCTCCGGTGGCCACGCCCTGCCCTTTTGTGGTCACTATCTACGATCTTAGTTTTTGGCGTTACCCCCAGGCCTTCCGGCCTTTGCCGCGCCAATACCTGACCCACTTTACCGCTCATTCCGTTAAACAAGCTAAAGCCGTACTTTGCATTTCTGAAAGCACGCGGCAAGACGTTATCACTTTTTTGTCCGTATCACCGGAAAAAGTGCATACTATTTATTGTGGCGTAGACGAGCAATTTCGGCCCCTGCCCCCGGGCCAGGTGTCGGCCTTTAAAACGGCCCATCATTTGCCCGATATTTTTGTTTTATATTTGGGCACGCTGGAGCCGCGTAAAAATGTTGACGGCCTGCTTCGGGCCTACGCCCATTGGAAAGAGCGGCAGCCCGATGTTCCCCCTCTGATTGTGGCTGGCGGCAAAGGGTGGTACTATCAAAAAATATTTGAGCTGGTTGAGGCCCTCAACCTGACGGATTCTGTACGCTTTCCCGGCTATATTCCGCCACAGGAGCTATGTTTGTGGTATAATGCAGCCACCTTGTTTGTTTACCCTTCTCATTTTGAGGGGTTTGGCCTGCCGGTGCTGGAGGCAATGGCCTGCGGCACGCCCGTTATTACCAGCACCGTTTCCTCGCTGCCGGAAGTGGCCGGCAACCAGGGAGCCGCGCGGCTGGTCAACCCAACCGATTATAAAGCCCTGGCCGAAACAATGGCCGAGGTGGCGGCCAACGCCGATGCCCGCGCTTCAATGTCGGAGCGCGGCATGGCCCGGGCGGCCCAATTTAAGTGGGAACAGACAGCCACAGAGACTGTCGCGATTTATCAAAAAGTGCTGGCCCTATGA